The stretch of DNA CCATAGGCTTCGATGCGCGCATCCGATTTGCTCACCCGTCTTCCACCCACTAAACTGGTCTTTCCCGTGTCGCCTTTCTTTGTATAAATTTTCATCTCCCGTTGGTTAAAAATTAATTTTGTAGTGCTGTTTCGGTCGTGTCTTGTCGAAAAACGCGATGCCACAATAGTAAAGATCGAACGTCGCCGTTGTGCGTTCATCTTCCTGCACCTCTTTCCAAAAGCGGCGGATGGCAGCATCGCGTTGAATACCTTCTACAATCAGTATGCTTGCAGGGTGTATTCGATCGGCTATTTCTCGGTAGAAAGCAGCGTAGTTGCCCAGCGGAGAGAGTTGAACCACGTCGATACGGTGGGCATCGGCCGCCAGAACATCTTCTATCGAGCGCACCGAGAGATAGCGGGTGGCCCGGCATCCTCTTTCCACATATCGTTGATCAGCAGCGGACGAGGGTTGCAGGCTCACCCAGGTGTCTGCCTGTCGGTTGTTGGCGATGCGGAAGTAGAGTTCGCCCAGTTTCCTTTCAAGAGCGGTGAGGTGGGGAAGGGCTTCCGACAGTTCATCGTAAGCGTAGTAGGGGTAGTGTTCGTTTACGACATATCGCACAAAAGCATAGGCCGTGGGCGACTGTATGCCGAACCCTCGGCAGTATCCTATGCGCATGAGCCAAACCCAAAGGTGTTGAAATCGGTGCATAGCGTGGTGTCTTCTTTTCGTTTTGTTCTGTTTGTTAGAGTGCAAAGATACGGAAATATCTTACTTTTGCAGCGACAAACCATCAATGTATCACCAAAAGAAGAGAACAATGGACAAAACAAAAATCATCCTCGCCGCCCTTCTCGCCATTGTGATGGTGGCCGGGGCATGGCTCATCGGCAAGGGGCTCACTAACTTCCGAGCAGGCGAACCCTACATCAACGTGACCGGAATGGCCGAAAAACAAATCACCAGCGACCTGATTGTGTGGAAAGTTTCGGCCAATGCCGAGGGCCCTACTCGTAGCTCTGCCTTTGCCGAATACGAACGGGTGGCGCGCATCTTGCGGAAATATCTGCACGATAACGGCATTGTCGAAAAGAGCATCTTGGTGAGTAGCGTCGACATCAGCGAGCGAACCAAGAGTTTTTACGATGAAGATCAGCACCGATACATCACCCTTTCCAACGGCTATGGCGTGTCGCAGACTTTCACCGTGAGCTCGAACAACCTGCCCATCGTTGAACGTGTGTATCAGAAAATCTCCGAACTCTATGGTAGCGGCATCAATTTCAGTAGCGAAAAACCCCTCTATTACTACACCCGACTCAACGACCTGAAGATGGAAATGCTCAATCGCGCCAGTGCCAATGCTTACGAACGCGCGCAGACCATCGCCAAGGGTAGCGACGCTTCTGTGGGTGCGTTGGTCTCTTCGTCGATGGGTGTGTTCCAAATCGTGGGACTCAATAGCGACGACGAATACAGTTGGGGCGGCACTTTCAACACCAGCAGTAAGGAAAAGGTGGCCAGTATCACCGTGCGAACGACCTATCGCGTGCGCTAAACACCGCCTTTCTCCATACCGATCATGCTCCTTTTTGTCGCTCGTGCTAAGCCTTGATTTTCAGGGAGTTCAATCTTCGTTTTTCAAAAGCTAAGAAAACGCACTGCAAAAGCTAAGAGATGGGAATGCAAAAGCTAAGAAAATGCACGTCAAAAGCTAAGAGAAGGAGTAGTAAGGAGAGAAGTAGTAAGTAGTAAGGAGAGAAGTAGTAAGTAGTAAGGAGGGAAGAAGTAAGTAGTAAGGAGGAGAGTAATAAGGAATAAAGGGGAAAGGAGTAGGTAGAAAGGAGAGAAATAGGAAGGAGGAAAGGGAGGGATGATGAGGAGTAAAAAGGAAACAACTCGTTGGTTCGCACGCATCAACCATCTCATAGGAGTTGGTCCGTCGGCTCGTCCATCCACCTATACTGCCATGGAGATGGTCGTAAACAACCTCACAGGGGTTGGTCTGTCTAAGCACTCTAAATGAGGGAATTGCGGGCTGTTCGTCGTCCATGAATCATTCGTTGCAAAGAACAACAATATGAAAAAGAGAACCGATACAAAGTGTATCGGTTCTCTTTTGCTGATCTTTCTATTTGCTTGAGGTTTCATCAATAGCTCCCCACTTCCTAACTTGGGGAGCTTGGAGAGACCCAAACCTACGGCCTTGGTCTCTCAGAGCCTATTGTAGACGGGGTAGGCGCGCTTTGTTTGCCACTCCTGCCCTTACCAACAACCCCGCATTTCCGACCGCTTACTTGGGCAGAATCGAAATGGCATAGCCTCCACCAGCGGCTACATCGAGGGTGAGACGAGTTTTAGAGGTCACCGTTCGCCGCTCGATCCGATAAGATTTTGGGTTGGTTCGATAGTCGGCATCGGCTCCATCGCGATAGATCGTGGCCTCATACTTGCGCCTTTGATCAAGAAAGGATAACGAGAGGGTAGACTTTCGCGCGCGTTTTCCGGCTACACTGCCCACAAACCACTTGTCTGTGCCTTTCGCTTTGCGGGCCACGGTGATGAATTCCATAGGTTCGGCCTCGAGATAAACGGATTGGTCCCAGTCCAGGGCTACGTCTTTGATAAACTGGAAAGCATCTTTGTGCTTGAGATAGTTCTCGGGAAAGTCGGCCGCCATTTGCAACGGACTGTACATCGTGACGTAAAGGGCCAACTGTCCGCAAAGGGTTGAGTTGACGTGCGACCCATTGGCGCAGTCCATCTCGAAGATACCGGGCGTGTAATCCATCGGTCCGCCCTGCAAACGAGTGAAGGGAAGGATGGCCGTATGCCCCGGTTGGCTGCCGCCAAAGGCCTGATATTCGGTGCCGCGGGCACTCTCGTTGCCGATGAGATTGGGGTAAGTGCGACACAATCCTGTGGGTCTCACCGCCTCATGAGCGTTGACCATGATGTGGAAATCTGCTGCCCGCTTCACTGCATGCAGGTAATGGTTCACCTCCAATTGACTGTAATGATGTTCGCCCCGTGGGATGATGAATCCCACATAGCCGCTTTTCACAGCGTTATAGCCATAATCATTCATCAGCCGATAGGCCCGATCCATATACTTTTCGTAGTTCATCACGGAGGAAGACGTCTCGTGGTGCATCATGAGTCGCACGCCTTTGGCATGTGCATAGTCGTTGAGAGCCTTGAGATCGAAGTCGGGATAAGGCGTCAGAAAGTCGAAAACGTTTTCTTTCAGGTTGCCGGCCCAGTCTTCCCAGCCGATGTTCCAACCCTCGACGAGCACCTGGTCGAACCCGTGTTCGGCCGCAAAGTCGATGTAACGGCGCACATTGGCATTGTTGGCCGAGTGCTTTCCGGAGGGCAGAGCCTTGGTATAATCGGTTTCACCAAGCCTCACCGAGGGGAATTCATGCGTGTAAGCCCACTCTCCTTTGCCCGAAATCATCTCCCACCAAACGCCGATATATTTCACCGGATGTATCCAAGAAACGTCCTTGTAGGCACAAGGCTCATTGAGATTGAGGATAAGGTGCGAGGCCAACACTTTGCGGGCGTCGTCGGTAATGAGGATGGTGCGCCACGGACTCTTAAAAGGTGTCTGCAAATAGCCCTTTGCTCCCGTTGCATCGGGCGTGAGCCACGAGCGGAACACCAGTCTTTTGTCGTCCAGATTGAGGTGCATGGCCGGATAATCCACCAAAGCTGCTTCATGCAGATTGAGGTAAATGCCATCGTCTGTCTTCAACATGAGCGATGTTTGCACGCCGGTGGGCGAGAAAACGGTTTGCGCCAGATTCTCGGAAACGGCCTTTTCGTGTAGCGTTCTGATCTCGCTCAGGCGCGATTTTGTGTATTCATACTCCTGCGTATCATAGTCTCCGGGAATCCACCAAGCTGTGTGGTCGCCCGTCATAGCCATCTCCGTGCATTCCTCTTTGACCGTAAAGTAGTTCAGTTGGCCCTTTTGCGGAAACTCATAACGCAGACCCACGCCCTCGTTGTACACCCGAAAGCGGATGTTCAGATAGCGATCGGTGGCCTTTTGCACCAGTTTCACCAGCAATTCGTTATAGTTGTTGCGTATTTTGCTGGTCTCTCCCCATACGGGTGTCCAGGTTTCGTCGAACGTTGCGGTCTCTTCGCCCACCAAAGAGAAACCTTCGAGCAGGGGTTCTCCCTTGATGAGTTCATAGCCCAGGTGGCTAAGACCGATCACGGTCTTGCCTTTGAACGTCACACTGTAAGCTGGTGCCGACTTGTCTAACCGAAAATCCACCTTGATTTCTCCGTTGGGCGATGCCACTTCCATGGCCCTGGCACCCAAAACCAAACCAAACAGAAGGGCTGCTGCTGAAAATAATCTCTTCATTGAATCATATTTTAGGATTGTTTCTTGATCTTATCGTTCCTTCTCATTCCCTATGCGATGAGCGTTCTCAAAGACATGGCCTGGACAAACTGAGCCCGACCGGTGCAACAAGTGCCTGTTTGCGAATCGAAACCTTGTCATCCCGTTGCTGCAAAGATAGAATAAATATGGAGAAAAGCTGCAAAAAAGACTGCCGAACGGGCACTTTTTACCCTCGTTTGCCTCTTCTTTTCGGGCTTACAAGATAGATTTCCCATACAAAAGCTTGTTCTGTTTTGATAAATGCACTATATTTGGTGTCTTATTTTAACTGATACGAAACTTAGTTGACAACAACATGAAGACTGATTTTGAGATTGCACGCGAGGCCTCCTTGCTGCCGATCAACGAGATTGCCCGACAAACGGGTATCCCGACAGAGGCTCTCGAACCTTATGGGAAGTACATTGCGAAAGTGCCTTACCGCCTGATCGACGATGAACGGGTGAAGAAATCCAACCTGATTTTAGTGACTTCCATCACGCCCACCAAGAGTGGAAACGGTAAAACCACCGTCAGCGTGGGCCTGGCTTTAGGAATGAACCGCATCGGAAAGAAGACGATGGTGGCCCTACGCGAACCTTCGCTCGGCCCTTGCTTCGGAATGAAGGGCGGAGCGGCCGGCGGTGGCTATGCACAAGTGCTGCCGATGGAGAAAATTAACCTGCATTTTACGGGCGATTTTCATGCCATCACCTCTGCCAATAACATGATTTCGGCTCTTTTAGACAATTATATCTACCAGCATCAGGACGACGGTTTCGGCATGAAAGAGGTGTTGTGGCGGCGCGTTCTCGACGTGAACGACCGCAACCTGCGAAACATCGTCACCGGACTGGGCGGGAAAACCGATGGCATCGTTGCCGAAGGGGGCTTCGATATCACGCCGGCATCTGAGATTATGGCCATCTTCTGCCTGGCCAAAGATGAGGACGACCTGCGCCGACGCATTGAAAACGTCTTGCTGGGCATCACGCTCGAGGGCCGACCTTTCACCGTGAAAGACCTCGGAGTGGCCGGTTCGATTGTCGCCATCTTGCACGATGCCATTCATCCCAATCTGGTTCAGACCACCGAAAACACGCCGGCACTGATTCACGGCGGGCCTTTTGCCAACATTGCGCATGGCTGCAACAGCGTGATGGCCACCAAAATGGCGATGACTTTCAGCGATTACGTCATCACGGAGGCCGGTTTCGGAGCCGATTTGGGAGCCGAGAAGTTCTTCGACATCAAGTGTCGCAAGGCGGGCATTGCTCCTAAGCTCACCGTCTTGGTGGCTACGGCGCAGGCGTTGAAGATGCATGGCGGCGTGAACGAGAAGGAAATCAAAATGCCGAACCCTGAAGGCGTGCGTCGCGGACTGGCCAACATGGACAAGCACATTGCCAACTTGCAGGCTTTTGGGCAGACAGTGGTGGTGTGCCTCAACCGTTTTGCCACCGATACAGACGAGGAACTCGCCATCGTTCGCCATCATTGCCAACAGCAAGGCATCGGTTTCGCCATCAACACAGCCTTTGGCGAGGGTGGAAAAGGGGCCGAAGCCT from Prevotella sp. oral taxon 475 encodes:
- a CDS encoding SIMPL domain-containing protein, producing MDKTKIILAALLAIVMVAGAWLIGKGLTNFRAGEPYINVTGMAEKQITSDLIVWKVSANAEGPTRSSAFAEYERVARILRKYLHDNGIVEKSILVSSVDISERTKSFYDEDQHRYITLSNGYGVSQTFTVSSNNLPIVERVYQKISELYGSGINFSSEKPLYYYTRLNDLKMEMLNRASANAYERAQTIAKGSDASVGALVSSSMGVFQIVGLNSDDEYSWGGTFNTSSKEKVASITVRTTYRVR
- a CDS encoding glycoside hydrolase family 97 protein, whose translation is MKRLFSAAALLFGLVLGARAMEVASPNGEIKVDFRLDKSAPAYSVTFKGKTVIGLSHLGYELIKGEPLLEGFSLVGEETATFDETWTPVWGETSKIRNNYNELLVKLVQKATDRYLNIRFRVYNEGVGLRYEFPQKGQLNYFTVKEECTEMAMTGDHTAWWIPGDYDTQEYEYTKSRLSEIRTLHEKAVSENLAQTVFSPTGVQTSLMLKTDDGIYLNLHEAALVDYPAMHLNLDDKRLVFRSWLTPDATGAKGYLQTPFKSPWRTILITDDARKVLASHLILNLNEPCAYKDVSWIHPVKYIGVWWEMISGKGEWAYTHEFPSVRLGETDYTKALPSGKHSANNANVRRYIDFAAEHGFDQVLVEGWNIGWEDWAGNLKENVFDFLTPYPDFDLKALNDYAHAKGVRLMMHHETSSSVMNYEKYMDRAYRLMNDYGYNAVKSGYVGFIIPRGEHHYSQLEVNHYLHAVKRAADFHIMVNAHEAVRPTGLCRTYPNLIGNESARGTEYQAFGGSQPGHTAILPFTRLQGGPMDYTPGIFEMDCANGSHVNSTLCGQLALYVTMYSPLQMAADFPENYLKHKDAFQFIKDVALDWDQSVYLEAEPMEFITVARKAKGTDKWFVGSVAGKRARKSTLSLSFLDQRRKYEATIYRDGADADYRTNPKSYRIERRTVTSKTRLTLDVAAGGGYAISILPK
- a CDS encoding formate--tetrahydrofolate ligase, producing MKTDFEIAREASLLPINEIARQTGIPTEALEPYGKYIAKVPYRLIDDERVKKSNLILVTSITPTKSGNGKTTVSVGLALGMNRIGKKTMVALREPSLGPCFGMKGGAAGGGYAQVLPMEKINLHFTGDFHAITSANNMISALLDNYIYQHQDDGFGMKEVLWRRVLDVNDRNLRNIVTGLGGKTDGIVAEGGFDITPASEIMAIFCLAKDEDDLRRRIENVLLGITLEGRPFTVKDLGVAGSIVAILHDAIHPNLVQTTENTPALIHGGPFANIAHGCNSVMATKMAMTFSDYVITEAGFGADLGAEKFFDIKCRKAGIAPKLTVLVATAQALKMHGGVNEKEIKMPNPEGVRRGLANMDKHIANLQAFGQTVVVCLNRFATDTDEELAIVRHHCQQQGIGFAINTAFGEGGKGAEAFAQLVVETIENQPSAPLKLMYDDADDIETKVRKIAQKIYGANDVVLKPAARKKLTRIKELGLEHFPVCIAKTQYSFSEDAKAYGLPTNFDITIRDFVINTGSEMIVAVAGDMMRMPGLPKSPQAERIDVVNGVIEGLS